One genomic region from uncultured Subdoligranulum sp. encodes:
- the wecB gene encoding non-hydrolyzing UDP-N-acetylglucosamine 2-epimerase, translating to MNKLKLMTIIGTRPEIIRLSAVIKKCDKYFDQILVHTGQNYDYNLNQVFFEDLGLRAPDFYLDAVGKDLGETIGNIIAKSYALMVEQKPDALLILGDTNSCLSAISAKRLHIPIFHMEAGNRCFDECLPEETNRRIVDHIADVNMCYSEHARRYLNAEGTAKERTFVTGSPMAEVLHANLEKIEASDVLERLGLEPRKYMLLSAHREENIDTEQNFIDLFTSINHLAETYDMPILYSCHPRSKKRLDAMGFQLDKRVKLHEPLGFHDYNHLQMNAFAVISDSGTLPEESSFFTSVGHPFPAVCIRTSTERPEALDKGCFVLAGIRAGGVEQAVETAVAMNANGDDGIPVPYYTEDVSNKVVKIIQSYTGVVNKMVWRKY from the coding sequence ATGAACAAGCTAAAACTGATGACGATCATCGGCACCCGGCCGGAAATCATCCGTCTGAGCGCCGTCATCAAAAAATGCGACAAGTATTTCGATCAGATCCTGGTGCATACCGGGCAGAACTACGACTACAACCTGAACCAGGTCTTCTTTGAGGACCTGGGGCTGCGGGCTCCCGACTTTTATCTGGACGCCGTAGGCAAGGACCTGGGCGAGACCATCGGCAACATCATCGCCAAGTCCTACGCCCTGATGGTGGAGCAGAAACCCGACGCCCTGCTGATCCTGGGCGACACCAACTCCTGCCTGAGCGCTATTTCCGCCAAGCGGCTGCACATTCCCATCTTCCACATGGAGGCCGGCAACCGCTGCTTTGACGAGTGCCTGCCCGAGGAGACCAACCGCCGCATCGTCGACCACATCGCCGATGTGAACATGTGCTACTCCGAGCATGCCCGCCGCTACCTCAACGCCGAGGGCACTGCCAAGGAGCGCACCTTCGTCACCGGCAGCCCCATGGCCGAGGTGCTCCACGCCAATCTGGAAAAGATCGAGGCCTCCGATGTGCTGGAACGCCTGGGACTGGAGCCCCGGAAGTACATGCTGCTTTCGGCCCACCGGGAGGAAAACATCGATACCGAGCAGAATTTCATCGATCTGTTCACCTCCATCAACCATCTGGCCGAGACCTACGACATGCCCATCCTGTACTCCTGCCATCCCCGCAGCAAAAAGCGGCTGGATGCCATGGGATTCCAGCTGGACAAGCGGGTCAAGCTCCATGAGCCCCTGGGCTTCCATGACTACAACCATCTGCAGATGAACGCCTTTGCCGTCATCTCGGACTCCGGCACGTTGCCGGAGGAGTCCAGCTTCTTCACCAGCGTGGGGCATCCCTTCCCCGCGGTCTGCATCCGCACCTCCACCGAACGTCCCGAAGCCCTGGACAAGGGCTGCTTTGTTCTGGCCGGCATCCGCGCCGGCGGCGTGGAGCAGGCCGTGGAAACCGCTGTGGCCATGAATGCCAACGGCGACGACGGCATCCCCGTCCCCTACTATACCGAGGATGTATCCAACAAGGTGGTCAAGATCATCCAGAGCTACACCGGTGTGGTGAACAAGATGGTGTGGAGAAAGTACTGA
- the pepT gene encoding peptidase T, translated as MRAYERLLNYVKVYTTSDPNSGTHPSTMRQFDLARQLVEELKGLGLADAHVDEHCYVYATLPATPGQEEAKALGFIAHLDTADDASGEHVNPQIHPDYDGGPVTLPATGAVLDPETFRFLKNLKGQTLITADGSTLLGADDKAGVAEIMTMLERVQAEKRPHGKLCVGFTPDEEIGEGASLFDVAHFGAAYAYTVDGDDVGEISYENFNAAAAVVTVHGFSVHPGSAKNAMRNAQNIAIEFHQALPAFSRPEHTEGREGFFHLTSMQGDVTLAHLGYIVRDHDAVKFEARKAQMQHIADCLNERYGAGTVELDIKDSYYNMVEKIKPHFHLVENARKAIRAAGLEPIEAPVRGGTDGATLSYMGLPCPNLGTGGFNFHGPCECITAEKMDQSVEILLNLVDLYK; from the coding sequence ATGCGTGCGTATGAACGACTGCTGAACTATGTGAAAGTGTATACCACATCCGATCCCAATTCCGGGACCCACCCCAGCACGATGCGTCAGTTTGATCTGGCTCGCCAGCTGGTGGAAGAACTGAAAGGGCTGGGTCTTGCCGATGCCCATGTGGACGAGCACTGCTATGTGTATGCCACTCTGCCGGCCACTCCGGGGCAGGAGGAGGCCAAAGCGCTGGGCTTCATCGCCCATCTGGATACGGCGGACGACGCCAGCGGCGAGCATGTGAATCCCCAGATCCATCCCGACTATGACGGCGGTCCCGTCACGCTGCCTGCCACGGGGGCAGTGCTGGACCCTGAGACTTTCCGGTTCCTGAAAAATCTGAAGGGCCAGACGCTGATCACGGCGGACGGCTCCACGTTGCTGGGCGCTGACGACAAGGCTGGCGTGGCCGAGATCATGACGATGCTGGAGCGGGTGCAGGCGGAAAAGCGTCCCCACGGCAAGCTCTGTGTCGGCTTCACGCCCGATGAGGAGATTGGCGAAGGCGCCAGCCTGTTTGATGTGGCGCATTTCGGCGCGGCCTACGCCTATACGGTGGATGGCGACGACGTGGGCGAAATCAGCTACGAAAACTTCAATGCGGCAGCCGCCGTGGTGACGGTGCACGGCTTCAGCGTCCATCCCGGCAGCGCGAAAAACGCCATGCGCAACGCCCAGAACATCGCCATCGAGTTCCATCAGGCCCTGCCGGCTTTCTCCCGCCCGGAGCATACCGAGGGCCGGGAAGGCTTCTTCCATCTGACCAGTATGCAGGGCGATGTGACGCTGGCGCATCTGGGCTATATTGTGCGTGACCATGATGCCGTCAAGTTCGAAGCCCGCAAGGCGCAGATGCAGCATATTGCCGACTGCCTGAACGAGCGGTACGGTGCCGGCACGGTGGAACTGGACATCAAGGACAGCTACTACAATATGGTGGAGAAGATCAAGCCCCACTTCCATCTGGTGGAAAACGCCCGCAAGGCCATCCGCGCGGCGGGGCTGGAGCCCATCGAGGCGCCGGTCCGCGGCGGCACCGATGGCGCCACGCTGAGCTATATGGGTCTGCCGTGCCCCAACCTGGGCACCGGCGGGTTCAACTTCCATGGCCCCTGCGAGTGCATCACGGCCGAAAAGATGGACCAGAGTGTGGAAATCCTGCTGAACCTGGTGGATCTCTACAAATAA
- the accD gene encoding acetyl-CoA carboxylase, carboxyltransferase subunit beta — MNVSKIFALTPRERAFQLKARRDAGTDNPRWQAPEFFTCKKCERRATRQVWASTLYVCPNCGYHHPVGGYYRLSMVLDHGTFRELDGELEGKNVLAFPGYDEKLTKQRAKTGLNDAVVTAYGKIGGIPAVVAVLDSRFFMGSMGTAVGERITRAVEYATSKRLPLIIFSASGGARMQEGIFSLMQMAKTSAAIQRFQARGGLYISYLTHPTTGGVTASFASLGDITLAEPNALIGFAGPRVIEQTIGEKLPKGFQRAEYLLDHGFVDKVVPRGEMKQTLVQLLQLHTQGRKRGA; from the coding sequence ATGAATGTCAGCAAGATCTTTGCCCTCACTCCCCGGGAGCGGGCTTTTCAGCTCAAGGCGCGCCGGGATGCCGGTACCGACAATCCCCGTTGGCAGGCACCGGAATTTTTCACCTGCAAAAAATGTGAGCGCCGTGCCACGCGGCAGGTCTGGGCCAGCACGCTGTACGTCTGCCCCAACTGCGGGTATCATCACCCGGTGGGTGGGTATTATCGTCTGAGCATGGTGCTGGACCACGGCACTTTCCGGGAACTGGACGGCGAGCTGGAAGGCAAGAATGTGCTGGCATTCCCGGGCTACGACGAGAAGCTTACCAAACAGCGCGCCAAGACCGGCCTGAACGATGCGGTGGTGACAGCCTACGGCAAAATCGGCGGCATTCCGGCCGTGGTGGCGGTACTGGACAGCCGGTTCTTTATGGGCAGTATGGGCACGGCCGTGGGGGAGCGGATCACCCGCGCCGTGGAATATGCCACCAGCAAGCGGCTGCCGCTGATCATCTTCTCGGCCAGCGGCGGCGCCCGCATGCAGGAAGGTATCTTCAGCCTGATGCAGATGGCCAAGACCAGCGCCGCCATCCAGCGGTTCCAGGCCAGGGGCGGGCTGTACATCAGCTACCTGACCCATCCCACCACCGGCGGCGTGACGGCCAGCTTTGCCAGCCTGGGCGACATCACGCTGGCGGAGCCCAATGCGCTGATCGGCTTTGCCGGTCCCCGCGTCATTGAGCAGACCATCGGAGAAAAGCTGCCCAAGGGATTCCAGCGCGCGGAATACCTGCTGGACCACGGTTTTGTGGATAAAGTGGTACCCCGCGGCGAGATGAAGCAGACGCTGGTGCAGCTGCTCCAGCTGCACACACAAGGAAGGAAGCGCGGCGCATGA
- a CDS encoding glycosyltransferase family 2 protein: MDEKILVLIPCYNEEENIVGTVERLKAVCPDVDFLVINDCSTDGSAALLKSRGYPFLDLPVNLGIGGGVQCGYLYAARNGYDVTVQMDGDGQHDPAYLREIIQPVLDGQFDMCIGSRFIRKEGFQTSFMRRVGIRFLSGLIHLLCGKRVLDVTSGFRATNARMTDYFARHYAADYPEPEAILAASLAGFSVGEAPVIMRERQGGVSSISSFRSVYYMVKVSLALIIDRFSIHKTRGGKA, translated from the coding sequence TTGGACGAAAAAATTTTGGTGCTGATTCCCTGCTACAACGAGGAGGAAAACATCGTCGGCACGGTGGAACGCCTGAAGGCGGTCTGCCCCGACGTGGATTTTCTGGTCATCAACGACTGTTCCACCGACGGCAGCGCTGCCCTGCTGAAAAGCCGCGGCTATCCCTTTTTGGATCTGCCGGTCAACCTTGGCATCGGCGGCGGTGTGCAGTGCGGGTATCTGTATGCGGCGCGCAACGGATACGATGTCACCGTCCAGATGGATGGCGACGGACAGCATGACCCCGCCTATCTGCGGGAAATCATCCAGCCTGTACTGGACGGACAGTTCGATATGTGTATCGGCAGCCGTTTCATCCGCAAGGAGGGCTTCCAGACCAGCTTCATGCGCCGGGTGGGTATCCGCTTCCTCAGCGGGCTGATTCACCTGCTCTGCGGCAAGCGTGTGCTGGATGTGACCAGCGGATTCCGCGCCACCAACGCCCGGATGACCGACTATTTTGCCCGGCATTACGCCGCCGACTACCCGGAGCCGGAAGCCATCCTGGCGGCCAGTCTGGCCGGTTTTTCCGTCGGGGAGGCCCCCGTCATCATGCGGGAGCGCCAGGGCGGTGTGTCCAGCATTTCCAGCTTCAGAAGCGTCTACTACATGGTCAAAGTCTCACTGGCCCTGATCATTGACCGCTTTTCCATCCACAAGACACGGGGGGGCAAGGCATGA
- a CDS encoding NAD-dependent epimerase/dehydratase family protein: MPNENSSLPTPILITGAGGFVGRNLVATLHAMGCRDLMLFEKDDTVETLADYCRRAAFVVHLAGINRPKDPSEFYSGNAGLTDTMLHLLEESGNRAPVLVTSSIQAALDNDYGKSKKQAEDAIFAHGKNTGAPVYVFRMEGVFGKWCRPNYNSVVATFCHNIARDLPIEVRDPAYELPLVYIDDVIACILDALQQGKAQRDEEGYCRIHPVHRVTLGRLAELIRSFAEARKGSLAVPYLAEGSFEKKLYSTYLSYLPTDQFAYDLNMHCDDRGSFTEVLRTPERGQVSVNISKPGIVKGNHWHHTKNEKFLVVRGEGIIRFRRPDSQEIIEYRVSGSKLQVVDIPCGYTHNIENVGSEEMVTLMWANECFDPDHPDTFYLPV; the protein is encoded by the coding sequence ATGCCCAATGAGAACTCTTCCCTTCCGACGCCCATCCTGATCACCGGCGCCGGCGGCTTTGTGGGACGCAATCTGGTAGCCACCCTGCACGCCATGGGCTGCCGTGATCTTATGCTGTTTGAGAAGGACGACACCGTGGAAACCCTGGCGGATTACTGCCGCCGGGCCGCCTTTGTGGTGCATCTGGCCGGAATCAACCGTCCCAAGGACCCCAGCGAATTTTACAGCGGCAATGCCGGGCTGACTGACACCATGCTCCATCTTCTGGAGGAGAGCGGCAACCGGGCGCCGGTTCTCGTGACCAGCAGCATCCAGGCCGCGCTGGACAATGACTACGGTAAGAGCAAAAAACAGGCGGAGGACGCCATCTTCGCCCACGGGAAAAACACCGGTGCGCCGGTGTACGTCTTCCGCATGGAGGGCGTCTTCGGCAAGTGGTGCCGCCCCAACTACAACAGCGTGGTGGCAACGTTCTGCCATAACATTGCCCGGGATCTGCCCATCGAGGTGCGGGACCCCGCCTACGAACTGCCGCTGGTCTACATTGACGATGTGATCGCCTGTATCCTGGACGCCCTGCAGCAGGGCAAGGCCCAGCGCGACGAGGAAGGCTACTGCCGCATCCATCCGGTGCACCGGGTGACCCTGGGCCGTCTGGCCGAACTGATCCGCAGCTTTGCCGAGGCCCGCAAGGGAAGTCTCGCTGTGCCCTATCTGGCAGAGGGCAGCTTTGAAAAGAAGCTGTACTCCACTTACCTGAGCTACCTGCCCACCGACCAGTTTGCCTACGATCTGAATATGCACTGCGATGACCGGGGCAGCTTTACCGAAGTGCTGCGCACGCCGGAGCGCGGACAGGTCAGCGTGAATATTTCCAAGCCCGGCATCGTCAAGGGCAACCACTGGCATCACACCAAAAACGAGAAGTTTCTGGTGGTCCGGGGGGAGGGCATCATCCGTTTCCGCCGCCCCGACAGCCAGGAGATCATCGAATACCGCGTCAGCGGCAGCAAGTTGCAGGTGGTGGACATTCCCTGCGGATACACCCACAACATTGAGAATGTGGGCAGCGAAGAGATGGTCACCCTGATGTGGGCCAACGAATGCTTTGACCCCGACCATCCCGACACCTTCTACCTGCCGGTATAA
- a CDS encoding polysaccharide biosynthesis protein: MASTIFKDKTLLITGGTGSFGHTVLKHFLTTDIGEIRIFSRDEKKQDDMRHELQAQYPEHYEKVKFYIGDVRNIQSLRDVMPGVNFIFHAAALKQVPSCEFFPMEAVRTNIEGTDNMLHAAIEANVERVVCLSTDKAAYPINAMGISKAMMEHVITANARVSAQRGGPVICCTRYGNVMCSRGSVIPLFVEQIRAGHPITITDPNMTRFLMNLDEAVDLVMFAFEHANPGDLFIQKSDASTIGDLAKAVQTLFGDTGTRIIGTRHGEKLYETLMTKEERTRSEDMGGYFRVAADTRDLNYDKFFVKGQVHTQADEDYTSHNTRRLNVEQTIEKIMTTDYIKEELAKNAQ; this comes from the coding sequence ATGGCAAGCACCATTTTCAAAGACAAAACCCTTCTGATCACCGGCGGCACCGGCAGTTTCGGCCACACCGTGCTCAAGCACTTTCTGACCACCGACATCGGCGAAATCCGTATTTTCTCCCGTGACGAGAAAAAGCAGGACGATATGCGCCACGAGCTGCAGGCCCAGTACCCCGAGCACTACGAGAAGGTCAAGTTCTACATCGGCGATGTGCGTAACATCCAGAGCCTGCGGGATGTGATGCCCGGCGTCAACTTTATCTTCCATGCTGCGGCCCTCAAGCAGGTTCCCTCCTGCGAGTTCTTCCCCATGGAAGCAGTGCGCACCAACATCGAGGGTACCGACAACATGCTTCACGCCGCCATCGAGGCCAACGTGGAGCGCGTAGTCTGCCTTTCCACCGACAAGGCCGCCTATCCCATCAACGCCATGGGCATCTCCAAGGCCATGATGGAACATGTCATTACCGCCAACGCCCGTGTCTCCGCCCAGCGCGGCGGCCCCGTCATCTGCTGCACCCGCTACGGCAACGTCATGTGCAGCCGCGGCAGCGTGATTCCGCTGTTTGTGGAACAGATCCGGGCCGGTCACCCCATCACCATCACCGACCCCAACATGACCCGTTTCCTCATGAACCTGGACGAGGCTGTGGATCTGGTCATGTTCGCCTTTGAGCATGCCAACCCCGGCGACCTCTTCATCCAGAAGTCCGACGCCTCCACCATCGGGGACCTGGCCAAGGCCGTGCAGACGCTGTTCGGCGACACCGGCACCCGCATCATCGGTACCCGCCACGGCGAAAAACTCTACGAAACGCTGATGACCAAGGAAGAGCGCACCCGTTCCGAGGATATGGGCGGTTACTTCCGTGTGGCAGCCGACACCCGCGACCTGAACTACGACAAGTTCTTCGTCAAGGGCCAGGTGCACACCCAGGCGGACGAGGACTACACCAGCCACAACACCCGCCGCCTGAATGTGGAGCAGACCATCGAAAAGATCATGACCACCGATTATATCAAGGAGGAGCTGGCCAAAAATGCCCAATGA
- the acpP gene encoding acyl carrier protein has protein sequence MTFEELKNVIVETLNADADAVTMEASLADDLNADSLDAVELNMALEEKFGTAIPDEELGNMKTVGDIFNYLTENA, from the coding sequence ATGACTTTTGAAGAACTGAAGAACGTGATCGTGGAGACCCTGAACGCCGATGCCGACGCCGTTACGATGGAAGCCAGCCTGGCGGACGACCTGAATGCCGACAGCCTGGACGCCGTGGAACTGAACATGGCGCTGGAGGAAAAGTTCGGCACTGCCATTCCCGATGAGGAACTGGGCAATATGAAGACCGTGGGCGACATCTTCAACTACCTGACCGAGAACGCCTGA
- a CDS encoding glycosyltransferase family 4 protein: MGKRILVVTQHFWPENFRINDIVEGFLQDGLEVDVLCGLPNYPKGEWFEGYGPHGPWEESYGGARVFRAKEWPRRGNTSVNIFLNYVSWPIHAAAALKRLPGGYDAVFCFNTSPVLMCWPAIRYAKKHHIPFTNYVLDLWPENLYSVLPVHNGLLRRIAQGVSDFLYKRADRLIAMSEPLQQRLCQRTGKTPDAVAVIPQYCEDFYAVPQRDEALEAQFASRFNLVFTGTFTPAQSLDMVLRAVLEARAAGAPALHLLLVGDGMSRESLQALAHELHAEDAVTFYGSVPAKDVPRFTALADALLISLSDSPDLGLTVPGKLASYMAAGKPILASMNGAGFAAVQQSGGGLVSPACDQQALARNMVRLVQMSAEERAALGARAKAYYQAHYRRAELLRRLETFILQGE; encoded by the coding sequence ATGGGTAAACGCATCCTTGTGGTAACCCAGCACTTCTGGCCGGAGAACTTCCGCATCAATGATATTGTGGAAGGTTTTTTACAGGACGGCCTGGAAGTGGATGTGCTCTGCGGACTGCCCAACTATCCCAAGGGCGAGTGGTTTGAGGGCTACGGTCCCCACGGCCCCTGGGAGGAATCCTACGGCGGCGCCCGGGTCTTCCGGGCCAAAGAGTGGCCGCGCCGGGGCAATACCAGCGTCAACATTTTCCTGAACTATGTGAGCTGGCCCATCCATGCTGCTGCGGCGCTGAAGCGCCTGCCGGGCGGCTACGATGCAGTGTTCTGCTTCAACACCAGCCCGGTGCTCATGTGCTGGCCGGCCATCCGCTATGCTAAAAAGCATCATATCCCCTTCACCAACTATGTGCTGGACCTCTGGCCGGAAAATCTGTACAGCGTTCTGCCGGTACACAACGGGCTGCTGCGGCGCATTGCCCAGGGCGTCAGCGATTTTCTCTACAAGCGGGCCGACCGCCTGATCGCCATGAGTGAGCCGCTGCAGCAGCGGCTTTGCCAGCGCACCGGCAAAACGCCCGATGCGGTGGCAGTGATTCCCCAGTACTGCGAAGATTTCTATGCGGTGCCCCAGCGGGATGAGGCTTTGGAAGCCCAGTTTGCCAGCCGGTTCAACCTGGTGTTCACCGGCACCTTCACGCCGGCGCAGAGCCTGGACATGGTGCTGCGCGCCGTGCTGGAGGCCCGGGCTGCCGGCGCGCCGGCGCTTCATCTGTTGCTGGTGGGCGACGGCATGAGCCGGGAGAGCCTGCAGGCCTTGGCCCATGAATTGCACGCGGAGGACGCCGTGACCTTTTACGGCAGCGTGCCGGCCAAGGATGTGCCCCGGTTTACCGCACTGGCCGATGCGCTGCTGATCTCCCTGTCGGATTCGCCCGACCTGGGCCTGACGGTTCCCGGCAAGCTGGCCAGCTATATGGCTGCCGGAAAGCCCATCCTGGCCAGCATGAATGGCGCCGGTTTTGCAGCCGTGCAGCAAAGCGGCGGCGGCCTGGTCAGCCCGGCCTGTGACCAGCAGGCGCTGGCCCGGAACATGGTGCGCCTGGTACAGATGTCCGCCGAGGAGCGGGCCGCCCTGGGCGCCAGGGCCAAGGCCTACTATCAGGCACATTACCGCCGGGCGGAACTGCTGCGCCGGCTGGAAACGTTTATTTTGCAGGGCGAGTGA
- a CDS encoding MBOAT family O-acyltransferase, which yields MTITWEQVLAFLSGDQTMTITSLLFLVFFAATALIHYALPRIARPYFLLAASYAFFCYDPANRPLVGVLLGATLVTWLCGLLIGRIKNRAVQVVALLVAIAFGIGVLIYYKYWNLLADSLGGSWLARRDNLLAPLGLSYFTFTALSYTIDVFKHRCRVETNPFHYALFVSFFPTLINGPIERYPQLRPQIQKSRRFSYSRCAGGAFRMLWGYTKKMVIADNLSHYVSVVYGDPTTMSGPNLVAATVLFAIQLYMDFSGCCDIALGAARILGYDLIENFQSPFESRSFGDFWRRWHISMTGWFRDYVYFSLGGSRCAPWRHYLNIIIVFLCSGLWHGADWRYLAWGLACGLISAFSVLTARPRRALGRVNPLYRASWFKTLWQILCTNVLFCFTLVFFASALYNADPFAIYGAMLQGWQDLAGSWHQITALLYDSGIDGRLPVVLWFGCFVVFAVEHTGQNVSAWIRKQVWPLRWTLYYTAAAAILFFAAFGQSAFIYQQY from the coding sequence ATGACAATCACCTGGGAACAGGTTCTCGCCTTTCTGAGCGGGGACCAGACAATGACGATCACCTCGTTGCTGTTTCTTGTCTTTTTTGCGGCAACGGCACTGATCCACTATGCGCTGCCGCGCATTGCCCGTCCCTATTTCCTGCTGGCGGCCAGCTACGCCTTTTTCTGCTATGACCCGGCCAACCGCCCGCTGGTGGGAGTGCTGCTGGGTGCCACCCTGGTTACCTGGCTGTGCGGTCTGCTCATCGGGCGGATCAAGAACCGTGCCGTGCAGGTAGTGGCGCTGCTGGTCGCCATCGCCTTCGGCATTGGGGTGCTCATCTACTACAAATACTGGAACCTTTTGGCCGACAGTCTGGGCGGCAGCTGGCTGGCCCGCCGGGACAATCTGCTGGCGCCGCTGGGACTGAGCTACTTTACCTTTACCGCGCTGAGCTACACCATCGACGTGTTCAAGCACCGCTGCCGGGTGGAGACCAATCCGTTCCACTATGCCCTGTTTGTGAGCTTCTTTCCAACCCTCATCAACGGCCCCATCGAACGTTATCCCCAGCTGCGGCCCCAGATTCAGAAAAGCCGCCGCTTCAGTTACAGCCGCTGCGCCGGCGGTGCCTTCCGCATGCTGTGGGGCTACACCAAAAAGATGGTGATTGCCGACAACCTGAGCCATTATGTCTCGGTGGTGTACGGCGATCCCACCACCATGAGTGGGCCCAACCTGGTGGCGGCCACCGTTCTGTTTGCCATCCAGCTGTACATGGATTTCTCCGGCTGCTGTGACATTGCCCTGGGCGCTGCGCGTATTCTGGGGTACGACCTGATCGAAAACTTCCAGTCCCCCTTTGAATCCCGCAGCTTCGGCGATTTCTGGCGCCGCTGGCATATCTCGATGACCGGCTGGTTCCGGGATTATGTCTACTTTTCCCTGGGCGGCAGCCGCTGCGCCCCCTGGCGCCACTATCTCAATATCATCATAGTTTTCCTGTGCTCGGGTCTCTGGCATGGTGCCGACTGGCGCTATCTGGCCTGGGGTCTGGCCTGCGGCCTGATCTCCGCCTTCAGCGTGCTGACCGCCCGGCCCCGCCGGGCGCTGGGCCGCGTGAATCCGCTGTACCGGGCCAGCTGGTTCAAGACGCTGTGGCAGATTCTGTGCACCAATGTACTGTTCTGCTTCACGCTGGTCTTCTTTGCCAGCGCACTCTACAACGCCGATCCCTTCGCCATCTACGGCGCCATGCTCCAGGGCTGGCAGGATCTGGCCGGCAGCTGGCACCAGATCACGGCGCTGCTCTATGATTCCGGCATCGACGGACGCCTGCCGGTGGTGCTCTGGTTTGGCTGCTTCGTGGTCTTTGCGGTGGAACACACCGGACAGAATGTCTCCGCCTGGATCCGCAAACAGGTCTGGCCGCTGCGCTGGACCCTCTACTACACGGCGGCGGCTGCCATCCTCTTCTTTGCGGCGTTCGGCCAGTCGGCGTTCATCTATCAGCAATACTGA
- a CDS encoding acyltransferase family protein — MLQQQNASPRRDYIDVLKGLGILLVVFGHFMEQYRLGSHLIGSVFVIIYWFHMALFCMCSGLVAHFSLRKLLLQQLWLYLLGQAIMLAFRVIVLREDFAPSGGILMAFLLPWRHMWYLYALLFWHLTLPVLIFLRDKLRLPGAVLGLALSVAISLWAGTIEWPFTLVRVFAFYPFYVFGVLFRPQIDLLDQAAHRFWAVRVVPALLLLGGYGYYFWQLMHFENPPGESAKIFNDVAYQEGYVMADRARFLLVGIVTSVALVAVLGGLRALIPLGRRTLPIYLLHMPILTFLVDLGFYEPAREHPVPVIIAWFTLEALGTLCILYSSPVNRVCNALTNLWYRPRSKRN; from the coding sequence TTGTTGCAACAACAAAACGCATCTCCCAGACGGGATTACATCGATGTCCTGAAAGGTTTGGGCATCCTGCTGGTGGTATTCGGTCACTTCATGGAACAGTACCGGCTGGGTTCCCACCTGATCGGTTCGGTCTTTGTCATCATCTACTGGTTCCACATGGCGCTGTTCTGCATGTGCAGCGGCCTGGTGGCCCATTTCAGTCTGCGCAAACTCCTGCTCCAGCAGCTCTGGCTTTACCTTCTGGGGCAGGCCATCATGCTGGCTTTCCGTGTGATCGTGCTGCGGGAAGACTTCGCCCCTTCCGGCGGCATCCTGATGGCCTTTCTGCTGCCATGGCGGCACATGTGGTATCTCTACGCCCTGCTGTTCTGGCATCTGACCCTGCCGGTGCTCATCTTCCTGCGGGACAAACTGCGCCTGCCCGGTGCGGTGCTGGGTCTGGCGCTGTCGGTGGCCATCAGCCTGTGGGCGGGCACCATCGAATGGCCGTTCACGCTGGTCCGGGTTTTTGCCTTCTATCCCTTCTACGTCTTCGGCGTGCTTTTCCGCCCCCAGATCGATCTGCTGGACCAGGCCGCCCACCGCTTCTGGGCGGTGCGGGTGGTTCCCGCCCTTCTTTTGCTGGGAGGCTACGGCTACTACTTCTGGCAGCTGATGCACTTTGAGAATCCCCCGGGGGAAAGCGCCAAGATCTTCAACGATGTGGCCTACCAGGAGGGCTATGTCATGGCCGACCGGGCACGCTTTCTGCTGGTGGGCATCGTCACCAGCGTGGCGCTGGTGGCCGTGCTGGGCGGTCTCCGCGCGCTGATCCCGCTTGGGCGGCGTACCCTGCCCATCTATCTGCTGCACATGCCCATCCTGACCTTCCTGGTGGATCTCGGCTTCTATGAGCCCGCCCGGGAACACCCGGTGCCCGTCATCATCGCCTGGTTCACCCTGGAGGCCCTGGGCACACTGTGCATCCTCTACAGCAGCCCGGTCAACCGCGTCTGCAATGCCCTGACCAACCTGTGGTACCGTCCCCGCTCCAAACGCAACTGA
- a CDS encoding DUF2304 domain-containing protein, protein MTPQLQFFMILGAVALLLIIFAFLKRGLMSVKYSLLWLALAVGLVVAAVFPYVIYVLRDLLDIEMPVNLVFLLMFCFVLVVLLSLSIAISQLADKCRRLTQANAILEKRVRDLEEKQ, encoded by the coding sequence ATGACACCACAGCTTCAATTTTTCATGATTCTGGGCGCCGTGGCGCTGCTGCTGATTATCTTCGCGTTCCTGAAACGCGGTCTGATGAGCGTCAAGTACAGCCTTCTGTGGCTGGCACTGGCTGTGGGACTGGTCGTTGCGGCGGTCTTCCCCTATGTGATCTATGTGCTGCGGGATCTGCTGGACATCGAGATGCCGGTCAATCTGGTGTTTTTGCTGATGTTCTGTTTTGTGCTGGTGGTGCTGCTGTCCCTGAGCATTGCCATCAGTCAGCTGGCAGATAAATGCAGACGCCTGACCCAGGCCAACGCCATTCTGGAGAAGCGCGTGCGGGATCTGGAAGAAAAGCAATAA